The following are encoded in a window of Halorarum salinum genomic DNA:
- a CDS encoding amphi-Trp domain-containing protein encodes MAEEVIFELERRRDRSEVASLLREVADALEEDGELTLTAGDDSLTLAVPSEVDFAVKAERETGGATDELSVEFELEWDEGDRTADGAFSIE; translated from the coding sequence ATGGCCGAGGAAGTCATCTTCGAGCTGGAGCGGCGCCGGGATCGGAGCGAGGTCGCGTCGCTGTTGCGGGAGGTCGCCGACGCGCTCGAGGAGGACGGGGAGCTCACGCTGACGGCCGGGGACGACTCGCTGACGCTCGCGGTCCCCTCGGAGGTCGACTTCGCGGTGAAAGCCGAGCGCGAGACGGGCGGCGCAACCGACGAACTGAGCGTGGAGTTCGAACTCGAGTGGGACGAGGGCGACCGGACGGCGGACGGCGCGTTCAGCATCGAGTAG
- the coxB gene encoding cytochrome c oxidase subunit II: MKGTRLGTLLAALGGLGLFVGTAAAQPSTTAELINELNGKLLYIAIPITLLVEVILIYTVLRFKDSDEAQPTKENRRLEITWTVATAIILVFVGVASYGVLASEDVTFTGDDIAPNEGDVHVEAVAYQWNWDMNYPQENVSALTANDVDHPRTQGIEGPILLVPAEQDVYITVTSRDVIHAIHVPELGLKQDAVPGQENTIKTHPLEPGVYQGYCAEYCGVSHSQMYFQMVVVPQDDYDAIMENQSGGSNSSE, encoded by the coding sequence ATGAAGGGCACGCGTCTCGGGACCCTCCTGGCCGCGCTCGGCGGCCTCGGGCTATTCGTCGGCACGGCGGCGGCCCAGCCGTCCACGACCGCCGAGCTCATCAACGAGCTGAACGGGAAGCTCCTCTACATCGCGATCCCGATCACCCTGCTGGTCGAGGTCATCCTCATCTACACCGTCCTTCGGTTCAAGGACTCGGACGAGGCGCAGCCGACAAAGGAGAACCGCCGGCTCGAGATCACCTGGACGGTCGCCACGGCGATCATCCTCGTGTTCGTCGGGGTCGCCTCCTACGGCGTGCTCGCCAGCGAGGACGTGACGTTCACCGGCGACGACATCGCCCCGAACGAGGGCGACGTCCACGTCGAGGCGGTCGCCTACCAGTGGAACTGGGACATGAACTACCCCCAGGAGAACGTGAGCGCGCTCACCGCGAACGACGTCGACCATCCGCGGACCCAGGGGATCGAGGGGCCGATACTCCTGGTGCCGGCCGAGCAGGACGTGTACATCACCGTCACGTCCCGGGACGTGATTCACGCGATCCACGTCCCCGAGCTCGGGCTGAAGCAGGACGCGGTCCCGGGCCAGGAGAACACCATCAAGACCCATCCCCTCGAGCCGGGCGTCTACCAGGGCTACTGTGCGGAGTACTGCGGCGTCTCCCACTCCCAGATGTACTTCCAGATGGTCGTCGTTCCCCAGGACGACTACGACGCCATCATGGAGAACCAGTCCGGCGGGTCGAACTCCTCCGAGTAA
- a CDS encoding heme o synthase: protein MGVYLLLVVGATTAVTDAASACGAWPACGNGFALPSSTAGWVALGHRAVAFLVGLLALATGVAALRERPSTRVAAALLLAVVLYPLQSTLGAYVAIAGGGPLATVAGVTVAASALHLVVGLTIFGGLLAALAWRLESETGDPDDAPDGVPDGPASAGEPLADAVRPTPPAWRDAPLRRTRLVAGAYFRLTKPRLMWLLCLVASAAMALAGGTGLSPRVVATTLVAGALSIGASGTFNHVLERDVDRRMRRTSDRPLAVDLVSVPSAVAFGLLLAAVSVVLFASVNLLSAVLGLTAIVFYSVVYTLVLKPNTVQNTVIGGAAGALPALIGWAAVTGTVGIGGIALATLIFLWTPAHFYNLALAYRDDYERGGFPMMPVVRGETATRRHVVWYFAGTLAVGAALVGFARLDWLYALSGAAVGAVFLWAIVRLHYERTEAAAFRAFHASNLYLGTALLAIVVDALAV from the coding sequence ATGGGCGTGTACCTCCTGCTGGTGGTCGGCGCGACGACGGCCGTCACCGACGCCGCGTCGGCCTGCGGCGCGTGGCCCGCCTGCGGGAACGGCTTCGCCCTCCCGTCATCGACGGCTGGGTGGGTCGCGCTCGGCCACCGCGCGGTCGCGTTCCTCGTCGGCCTGCTCGCGCTCGCCACCGGCGTCGCCGCCCTCCGCGAGCGCCCCTCGACGCGCGTCGCGGCCGCCCTCCTGCTCGCGGTCGTCCTCTACCCCCTGCAGTCGACGCTCGGCGCCTACGTCGCCATCGCCGGCGGCGGCCCGCTCGCGACGGTCGCGGGCGTCACCGTCGCCGCCTCCGCGCTGCACCTCGTCGTCGGGCTCACCATCTTCGGCGGCCTGCTGGCCGCGCTCGCGTGGCGGCTCGAGTCCGAGACGGGCGACCCGGACGACGCGCCCGACGGTGTCCCCGACGGTCCGGCGTCCGCGGGGGAGCCGCTCGCCGACGCGGTCCGCCCGACGCCGCCCGCCTGGCGCGACGCCCCGCTCCGTCGGACCCGACTCGTCGCGGGGGCGTACTTCCGGCTGACGAAGCCCCGGCTGATGTGGCTGCTCTGTCTCGTCGCCTCCGCGGCGATGGCGCTCGCGGGCGGCACCGGACTCTCGCCGCGCGTCGTCGCCACGACGCTCGTCGCCGGCGCGCTCTCGATCGGCGCCTCGGGGACGTTCAACCACGTGCTCGAACGCGACGTGGACCGACGGATGCGGCGCACGAGCGATCGCCCGCTCGCCGTCGACCTCGTCTCGGTCCCAAGCGCGGTCGCGTTCGGCCTGCTGCTCGCGGCCGTCTCGGTCGTGCTGTTCGCCTCGGTGAACCTCCTCTCGGCGGTCCTGGGGCTGACGGCCATCGTCTTCTACTCGGTCGTGTACACGCTCGTCCTGAAGCCCAACACCGTCCAGAACACGGTCATCGGCGGCGCGGCGGGGGCGCTCCCGGCGCTCATCGGCTGGGCCGCGGTCACCGGAACCGTCGGGATCGGCGGGATCGCGCTGGCGACGCTCATCTTCCTCTGGACGCCCGCGCACTTCTACAACCTCGCGCTGGCGTACCGCGACGACTACGAGCGCGGCGGCTTCCCGATGATGCCGGTCGTGCGCGGCGAGACCGCGACCCGTCGACACGTCGTGTGGTACTTCGCGGGCACGCTCGCGGTCGGGGCCGCGCTCGTCGGCTTCGCGCGGCTGGACTGGCTGTACGCGCTCTCGGGCGCCGCGGTCGGGGCGGTGTTCCTCTGGGCCATCGTCCGCCTCCACTACGAGCGGACGGAGGCCGCGGCGTTCCGGGCGTTCCACGCCTCGAACCTCTATCTCGGCACCGCGCTGCTCGCCATCGTCGTGGACGCGCTGGCGGTGTAG
- a CDS encoding DUF7546 family protein, whose product MAAALAGRRVEVSRRDALLATLLVNAELAFVVGYFALTNATLTSPLFSLYGLVWVNVALLVLARYSPPAGSASTRRRAAAVAAGYLALLAVFGGVVGPPTPTTPSGLGVALLPPGWGPAVVYGGSTVAAVLMPAKVLGYAALAYLLYGTLVEASGAGVAGLLGVFSCVSCSLPILATVVASVFGGGGALLAAAVGVGYGPSTAVFLVTVALLWWRPGFDALDSWRS is encoded by the coding sequence ATGGCCGCCGCGCTCGCCGGCCGTCGGGTCGAGGTCTCCCGCCGGGACGCCCTGCTGGCGACGCTCCTCGTCAACGCCGAACTCGCGTTCGTCGTCGGCTACTTCGCGCTCACGAACGCGACGCTCACCTCGCCGCTGTTCTCGCTCTACGGGCTGGTCTGGGTGAACGTCGCCCTACTCGTCCTCGCCCGGTACTCGCCCCCCGCGGGGTCGGCGTCGACCCGCCGCCGCGCCGCGGCCGTCGCGGCCGGCTACCTCGCGCTGCTCGCCGTCTTCGGCGGCGTCGTCGGCCCGCCGACGCCCACTACCCCGAGCGGCCTCGGGGTCGCACTCCTGCCGCCCGGGTGGGGACCGGCGGTGGTCTACGGCGGGAGCACGGTCGCCGCGGTGCTGATGCCGGCGAAGGTGCTAGGCTACGCCGCGCTCGCGTACCTGCTGTACGGGACGCTCGTCGAGGCGTCGGGCGCGGGGGTCGCGGGGCTGCTCGGGGTCTTCTCGTGCGTCTCCTGTTCGCTCCCCATCCTCGCGACGGTCGTGGCCTCCGTGTTCGGCGGCGGCGGCGCGCTGCTGGCTGCCGCGGTCGGGGTGGGGTACGGCCCCTCGACGGCCGTCTTCCTGGTGACGGTCGCACTGCTGTGGTGGCGGCCGGGGTTCGACGCGCTCGACTCGTGGCGGTCGTGA
- a CDS encoding SelT/SelW/SelH family protein, which translates to MTEVEIEYCVPCGMLDRAQDVQGAILDEYGEEVDRVALVTGDGGVFEVRADGEVVYDKEADEFDEAAIVDGVGSHVGATA; encoded by the coding sequence ATGACGGAAGTCGAGATCGAGTACTGCGTCCCCTGCGGGATGCTCGACCGCGCACAGGACGTCCAGGGTGCGATCCTGGACGAGTACGGCGAGGAAGTCGACCGCGTCGCGCTCGTCACCGGCGATGGCGGGGTGTTCGAGGTCCGCGCCGACGGCGAGGTCGTCTACGACAAGGAGGCCGACGAGTTCGACGAGGCCGCCATCGTCGATGGCGTCGGGTCGCACGTCGGCGCGACTGCCTGA
- a CDS encoding class I SAM-dependent methyltransferase, with protein MTDDAPTDRDVPTDNDAPPDPDDDRSQRRTVRDGYDALADDYGKSRDPPEAPLVGSFLDSLPSGGRLLDVGCGQGTPVLDRLPAGVDAVGLDFSAEQLRRARSATDAALLRADMTALPVAEGAVDAVTALHSLVHVPVERHPAVIADFSRVTRPDGRLLLTASAEGWSGANDDWLDGGTRMEWSFPGVERTREHLRDAGFEVVGEKLVRDELAEEEGAWLFLTAEKRGD; from the coding sequence GTGACCGACGACGCCCCGACGGATCGCGACGTGCCGACCGACAACGACGCCCCTCCGGACCCCGACGACGACCGCTCGCAACGGCGGACGGTCCGCGACGGCTACGACGCGCTGGCCGACGATTACGGGAAGTCCCGCGACCCGCCCGAGGCCCCGCTCGTCGGATCGTTCCTCGACTCGCTACCGAGCGGCGGCCGACTCCTCGACGTCGGCTGTGGACAGGGCACCCCCGTACTCGACCGGCTTCCCGCCGGAGTCGACGCCGTAGGGCTGGACTTCTCCGCCGAACAGCTTCGACGCGCCCGTTCCGCGACCGACGCCGCCCTCCTCCGGGCCGACATGACCGCGCTCCCCGTCGCCGAGGGCGCCGTGGACGCAGTGACGGCGCTGCACTCGCTCGTTCACGTCCCGGTCGAGCGCCACCCGGCGGTCATCGCGGACTTCTCGCGGGTGACCCGCCCCGACGGGCGCCTGCTGCTCACCGCGAGCGCGGAGGGCTGGTCGGGCGCGAACGACGACTGGCTCGATGGCGGAACGCGCATGGAGTGGTCGTTCCCGGGCGTCGAACGGACCCGCGAGCACCTCCGGGACGCCGGATTCGAGGTCGTCGGGGAGAAACTGGTCCGTGACGAACTCGCCGAGGAGGAGGGCGCGTGGCTGTTCCTGACGGCCGAGAAACGGGGCGACTAG
- a CDS encoding aldo/keto reductase yields MEYRRLGSTGTKVSSLCFGTWRFGKRSNGVVETDRSDAHDLLDAFADAGGNFVDTANVYGDPNGTAEEYIGDWLAGRDREDYVLASKVYYGFDPDDPNGSGLSRTHVRRQIEGTLDRLGTDYLDLYYIHRFDEETPVEETLSTLTGLVEDGRVNYLGGSSMAAWQLTKLLWKGEVNDLERFTVTQPLFHAAYRGTEEYLDVCADQDLAVCPYSPLAGGFLTGKYERAEDGSAVGPEGSRADLVDHFQDYYVDERSWRVLDAVREVADELDATPAQVALRWLMERPDYACIPIVGARTVEQLEENLGAVALSLSDDQRGRITAARESDGDE; encoded by the coding sequence ATGGAGTACCGGCGACTCGGTTCGACCGGCACGAAGGTCTCGAGCCTCTGTTTCGGCACGTGGCGCTTCGGCAAGCGATCGAACGGCGTCGTCGAGACCGACCGCTCGGACGCCCACGACCTGCTCGACGCGTTCGCCGACGCGGGCGGGAACTTCGTCGACACCGCGAACGTGTACGGCGACCCGAACGGCACCGCCGAGGAGTACATCGGCGACTGGCTCGCCGGCCGCGACCGGGAGGACTACGTGCTCGCCTCGAAGGTGTACTACGGCTTCGACCCGGACGACCCCAACGGCTCGGGGCTCTCGCGCACCCACGTCCGCCGGCAGATCGAGGGGACGCTCGACCGCCTCGGCACCGACTACCTCGACCTGTACTACATCCATCGCTTCGACGAGGAGACGCCCGTGGAGGAGACGCTGTCGACGCTCACCGGCCTGGTGGAGGACGGGCGCGTGAACTACCTCGGCGGCTCCTCGATGGCGGCCTGGCAGCTGACCAAGCTGCTCTGGAAGGGCGAGGTGAACGACCTCGAACGCTTCACCGTGACCCAGCCGCTGTTCCACGCCGCATACCGGGGCACCGAGGAGTACCTCGACGTCTGCGCCGACCAGGACCTCGCGGTCTGTCCGTACTCCCCGCTCGCAGGCGGCTTCCTCACCGGGAAGTACGAGCGCGCCGAGGACGGCTCGGCGGTCGGGCCGGAGGGCTCCCGGGCCGACCTCGTCGACCACTTCCAGGACTACTACGTCGACGAGCGGAGCTGGCGCGTCCTCGACGCCGTCCGGGAGGTCGCGGACGAACTCGACGCGACGCCCGCGCAGGTCGCGCTCCGCTGGCTGATGGAGCGCCCCGACTACGCCTGCATCCCCATCGTCGGCGCGCGGACGGTCGAGCAACTGGAGGAGAACCTGGGCGCCGTCGCCCTCTCGCTCTCGGACGACCAGCGCGGGCGCATCACCGCCGCGCGGGAGTCCGACGGGGACGAGTAG
- a CDS encoding ABC transporter ATP-binding protein has translation MSDESVVRADALHKSYDDTVALDGVSLSIPRGEVFGLIGPNGAGKTTLVRALTGTTAVEGEVRTFGVAPTEADRSRVGLLPQEFGPPDRLTPRELLEYYGGLYDEARDPEAVLADVGLTEEADEWYETLSGGQRRRACVGIALVNDPDLLFLDEPTTGIDPAGRRDLWTLLEGLAAGGTTVVLTSHSMDEVERLADRVGLLRDGRLVAVGTPADLVAEHGGPSRLVVGVDAGADDPAATGDGESGAGALRGAGFDVEAGDGELVVEGVTPADLAGAVAALDDAGVGYESLTWTEPGLEDVYLRLTGERFEGAFTPGASAVDGEDGRASTAPEADAEVGR, from the coding sequence ATGAGCGACGAATCGGTCGTCCGCGCCGACGCCCTCCACAAATCCTACGACGACACCGTCGCGCTCGACGGCGTCTCGCTCTCCATCCCCCGGGGCGAGGTGTTCGGACTCATCGGGCCGAACGGCGCCGGGAAGACGACGCTCGTCCGGGCCCTCACCGGGACGACCGCCGTCGAGGGCGAGGTCCGGACCTTCGGCGTCGCGCCGACCGAGGCGGACCGCTCGCGGGTCGGCCTGCTCCCGCAGGAGTTCGGCCCGCCCGATCGACTCACCCCCCGCGAACTGCTGGAGTACTACGGCGGCCTGTACGACGAGGCCCGCGACCCGGAGGCGGTGCTGGCCGACGTCGGCCTGACCGAGGAGGCGGACGAGTGGTACGAGACGCTCTCCGGGGGGCAGCGCCGCCGCGCCTGCGTCGGGATCGCCCTGGTCAACGATCCCGACCTGCTGTTCCTCGACGAGCCGACGACCGGCATCGACCCGGCCGGTCGGCGCGACCTGTGGACCCTGCTGGAGGGGCTCGCGGCGGGCGGCACCACGGTCGTCCTCACCAGCCACTCGATGGACGAGGTCGAGCGGCTGGCCGACCGCGTCGGCCTGCTCCGGGACGGCCGCCTCGTGGCCGTGGGTACGCCCGCCGACCTCGTCGCCGAACACGGCGGCCCGTCCCGGCTGGTCGTCGGGGTCGACGCGGGGGCCGACGATCCGGCGGCGACCGGCGACGGGGAGTCCGGGGCCGGGGCGCTCCGCGGGGCCGGCTTCGACGTGGAGGCGGGCGACGGCGAACTCGTCGTCGAGGGCGTCACGCCCGCGGACCTCGCCGGGGCCGTCGCGGCGCTCGACGACGCGGGCGTGGGGTACGAGTCGCTGACGTGGACCGAACCGGGGCTGGAGGACGTCTACCTCCGGCTCACCGGCGAACGGTTCGAGGGCGCGTTCACGCCGGGAGCGAGCGCGGTCGACGGCGAGGACGGCCGGGCGTCGACCGCCCCGGAGGCCGACGCCGAGGTGGGGCGGTGA
- a CDS encoding ABC transporter permease: MSRPRRVRAEATAAYRSFVRRKTAVFFTFLFPVILVVIFGALVSTRPGGGGLFAEPAAYYVPGYLATVVLFTPLSRVGSEIARHREGNRFEKLATTPLTRAEWLLAHTAVNVAIIGAASALILALTLLLTDADVPVTPALALLVPLVVLGVVLFCGFGAVLGSLADSQDGVIAASNTIALPLLFLSDTFLTTDLLPAWFAPAVNLSPLTYFARGVRGVTYGADGGLYVPPLGVLGNLAVLTALAVVFFAAGAVAIPRTD, from the coding sequence GTGAGCCGCCCCCGCCGCGTGCGCGCCGAGGCGACCGCCGCCTACCGCTCGTTCGTCCGGCGGAAGACGGCCGTCTTCTTCACGTTCCTCTTCCCGGTCATCCTCGTCGTCATCTTCGGCGCGCTCGTTTCCACCCGGCCGGGCGGCGGCGGCCTGTTCGCGGAGCCCGCGGCCTACTACGTGCCGGGCTATCTCGCGACGGTCGTGCTGTTCACGCCGCTCTCGCGGGTCGGCTCCGAGATCGCCCGTCACCGCGAGGGCAACCGGTTCGAGAAGCTGGCGACCACGCCGCTCACCCGGGCCGAGTGGCTGCTCGCCCACACGGCCGTCAACGTCGCCATCATCGGCGCCGCCTCGGCGCTCATCCTCGCGCTCACGCTGCTGCTCACCGACGCGGACGTCCCGGTCACGCCGGCGCTCGCGCTGCTCGTCCCCCTCGTGGTGCTCGGCGTCGTGCTGTTCTGCGGGTTCGGCGCGGTGCTGGGCAGTCTCGCGGATTCCCAGGACGGCGTCATCGCCGCCTCGAACACCATCGCGCTTCCCCTGCTGTTCCTCTCGGACACGTTCCTCACGACCGACCTGCTCCCGGCGTGGTTCGCGCCGGCGGTGAACCTCTCGCCGCTCACCTACTTCGCGCGCGGCGTCCGGGGCGTCACCTACGGGGCCGACGGGGGGTTGTACGTCCCGCCGCTGGGCGTGCTCGGGAACCTCGCCGTGCTGACGGCGCTGGCCGTGGTCTTCTTCGCCGCCGGCGCGGTCGCCATCCCGCGGACGGACTGA